A single Venturia canescens isolate UGA chromosome 1, ASM1945775v1, whole genome shotgun sequence DNA region contains:
- the wge gene encoding uncharacterized protein wge isoform X2 yields MLVPPVVQGGTGSRQVGDTGGNRGQQSTVPSAPATLWPLAPSQHNQTASQQSHATPPLAATPLPAHNQGVSRYGLYSLFPGGGGASYVAATPATPSSTSARAYHATTHKVSESVFSAAVGVGVGGYTWGAPTPPPGSPYSPVPVTQLELLAKNLASLAPHHATGHQQTSHQAHQSLSLQGAVGVNVAAAAAGASLHHAQHTQHTLNLAGLHHLHHGESTMTTTSATSFTSKFIDEHTLTFGGLHQNAFSPQLSLVTAGTPTLTINSFSSPSNSQQGSVVPTTGVLLHQDYQTQTQAITSTGCTTAVNVSTIPSGSTSSSMSTMLVQAGAHNGNNTGGFLQQTTSCSSSSSMKKLENFGTVQTTTTGQTVKLENKTRQPCICKSNNGKTKLVHSDAGCSRTLPVASSWNSQTEGMTLCTSNSNNIVTGTTTTGVVNASLVKREPMTTVPCQVAEVSTSLHATTTAVKIEPMPTKSENGIVVSTAGSGGIPVGIAVARQRLQHQETTSSSMRNVSLSHHTSHHASYHHFQPDNLGSATAMTMGGATLVHCGNSGDERPAHLTIPSGSLAPSLNAALGSTLNSGLGNIGGAGNPPAAGTTAASWPPTIWQYPTAAMPAMEPVGFPQMGVGLQSGLQGGLQLVRDPTSGHLLLIHAAAGFSHSAEQMQQAVVWPNYPNHNGHNIGPPPLLLPPPPQPPSLQLLSDIGGARFVLTENKRKQQSTVPIVKIEADCGSSPTTIIASAESSKTLQTVTSMASALMPDAPLLTTLHYYPHAPALVQISQAEQTHCTSQQRHTFLSKATSPVSCLTPPPEVSQIHAIEPPETTPIGVQDASNQTDGVETDDEHLPNDSYVKQEHCSTPCQSVMTNPTSFDLVSSSHERTKAPLGMIPLTNNTLIDQSMIAQTACNLIGKFEKSENTVINAADCTRYATTTSVTTITRCGSEINSVDRTIESVVSCRSINDDDANLDEEDSLNIDEESGCEDRVSRIGSRVIEITEENCDSFHENLEFFGRRRDPVEQIRKPFYSEAMLNEERALEIKRNEDSISMLETSDEITSKQEDEQISVGSPQIANHAENAEENLHKEVATSKELVVPSVCEESARDCDDRGESVVESTNPPIVEEPSQVFGRSFDMPSIDCDEERETLAVIVVKQEKDDETIGHDSHSGTNDASSQAEKSLRHERKQSVERFHPGIENVVEKLKKNAAAALHDHQAAYNSENSREGQSEIERSPSHLEQPSRKLENGLKKMLLRSHENSANSEHFSSSMSLETHPKIIQADSFGKGVCSKTWLPTDNNNDISSNNHNLKITDKNTNDAILKGGKIAPIYPSSNSVNQDEEYPREFSSNKLSTKIEADQTIGRKYDLTSKPSFVNEIIDSKHSSQRDETKNCIDDQIVKLKAPEKPKQNVDLSGLELLSNSIAQYEHLVPGTPGYEDHVMNSSDQQSQQDESNNNEVDSPLGLLCALAEQRFMEEVGSSGSKKPKEYVDNSEEISQAGRLLLNLGKCSDNERKRKRSLVDENEEDGIDKSKRIREDSTGRESPSAEYTPRFVDKYSKARRFVAKSREDTLYADKTRRNSVSMVNNEVAPTTNGTKRNYVENEVEFTDSEAENIDARVCPLRLSISREDSEKCDLTTAENPNGNDQDWPNMDAMELDMRVRMADIQKQYKEKQKELLKLPPKKDEKRSPGRPRKKSQTSSDYGSMDLNASPPKSPIDEALDNANQQPLTSMPNLAIPRCNVNLVKLGEPRSHIKLLDNIPSIPIPVPPVASPITVLPAAKLITEDEDKNSLALGYETASSSAPTVASSSSASKKRKVGRPRKLMCSSGSARHLTETIVAKKPKSKSSLVGYLMTSKNRHLQNKFLGKSGYTPLPFKSGIAGNKNSKSHKIAKSKVKPVKQTPLHNKNVISSIIAEKAKLSQETKLERQVTKVKPKLKAEAKMKMWEEDESGEWNYTIERVPPEVPSVEKESTTEMQPEPAKIVVEEETNEVEPDRQEKLKKKKRKSTSTSPNRRKSSDHERKESRKRKSSLDCKECKECAKAAKADNKSDNILSKCKLTDAHLAIDQLRVLTAMGGLFYAGRLSAVQAPDVYAITLDGERGNRPHIHSREEILRDAIVEVCPSSTKELPPGTRLCAYWSQQYRCLYPGTSVEPSEADPELDEKFVSVEFDDGDSGRIALDDIRLLQPDYPVVEYDPNPLLTLGKRRRQTSMSTDEKRSSSAGNVRDAQSLTIARDGQTNENLMVDRKIEGDVTELRKGDGAEANALGEHRERKRLKKRRRDKLKRLNEAQEGKKKHRKHKCCEEHRKHKHRKHRKHKHKHNHHSSYSEGSHVSGGESCSGHKSEEETSPSNENAEKALDIPQEEEEVGERNEGLCQPQEEEEERLDEPVVDPIIPEGKVEKPKKQEKKAKARERQESVESRSKMAAFLPARQLWGWAGKGYRRPGAKGRAKKQFFRAIQRGNETIQIGDSAVFLSTGRPDRPYIGRIESMWETSSSNMIVKVKWFYHPEETVGCPPNLKYPGALFESPHMDENDVQTISHKCEVLKLADYTKKLGKEPHRYLTIYDNNDIYYLAGYYDPTTYLLNMQPDVV; encoded by the exons CGCCACCCCCGGGCTCACCGTACAGTCCTGTACCCGTGACTCAGCTCGAACTACTTGCCAAGAATCTGGCGAGTCTGGCACCGCATCACGCGACCGGTCATCAGCAAACATCTCATCAGGCTCATCAGTCCCTGAGCTTACAAGGCGCTGTGGGGGTTAACGTTGCAGCTGCTGCAGCCGGTGCGAGTCTACATCATGCCCAGCACACTCAACACACCCTCAATCTCGCCGGTCTTCATCATCTTCATCACGGTGAgtcgacgatgacgacgacatCGGCGACCTCCTTTACGTCCAAGTTTATTGACGAGCATACGCTCACCTTCG GAGGTCTCCATCAAAACGCATTCTCGCCTCAATTATCACTGGTGACGGCGGGTACACCGACGTTAACTATAAACAGCTTCTCGTCACCGAGTAACAGCCAACAGGGGAGCGTCGTTCCAACGACCGGTGTACTCCTTCACCAGGATTATCAGACTCAGACTCAGGCAATAACGAGCACCGGATGTACGACGGCGGTCAACGTTTCGACGATACCGAGTGGCTCGACTTCGAGTTCTATGAGCACGATGCTCGTACAGGCTGGTGCACATAATGGTAACAATACCGGTGGCTTTCTTCAACAAACGACTagctgcagcagcagcagcagtatgAAGAAACTCGAGAACTTTGGCACTGTACAAACTACGACCACCGGACAAACGGTCAAGTTGGAGAACAAAACTCGCCAGCCATGTATATGCAAAAGTAATAACG GCAAAACGAAATTGGTCCATTCCGATGCCGGCTGTAGTCGCACCCTGCCAGTTGCCTCGTCCTGGAACAGTCAAACGGAGGGAATGACTCTGTGCACGAGCAATTCGAATAATATAGTTACGGGTACAACGACGACGGGAGTCGTGAACGCGAGTCTCGTGAAGCGAGAGCCTATGACAACGGTACCGTGTCAAGTAGCCGAAGTCTCGACCTCCCTTCACGCGACAACGACCGCTGTTAAGATCGAGCCTATGCCGACAAAGTCCGAAAATG GAATCGTCGTCTCAACAGCAGGATCTGGCGGAATTCCGGTTGGTATCGCAGTCGCGCGACAGAGACTACAGCACCAGGAAACAACGTCGTCGTCGATGCGAAACGTATCACTGAGTCATCACACCTCGCATCATGCGAGCTACCACCATTTTCAACCTGACAATCTCG GCTCCGCAACAGCTATGACCATGGGAGGAGCCACCCTGGTGCACTGCGGAAACAGTGGGGATGAACGTCCAGCCCATCTCACCATTCCCTCTGGTAGCCTCGCACCCTCTCTCAACGCAGCTCTTGGCTCTACACTCAATTCTGGCCTCGGTAATATCGGAGGTGCGGGAAATCCCCCTGCCGCCGGGACGACGGCTGCCTCCTGGCCACCGACGATCTGGCAATATCCGACAGCAG CAATGCCTGCAATGGAGCCCGTTGGTTTTCCACAAATGGGAGTCGGTCTACAGAGTGGTCTTCAGGGTGGTTTGCAGCTTGTCAGAGATCCGACTAGTGGACACCTCTTACTTATACACGCAGCTG CAGGATTTTCTCATTCAGCTGAACAGATGCAACAGGCTGTTGTATGGCCGAATTATCCGAACCACAACGGTCACAATATCGGACCACCCCCACTTTTACTTCCGCCGCCACCGCAACCGCCGTCACTTCAACTTTTGAGCGACATTGGAGGTGCCAGATTTGTACTGACTGAAAACAAGAGGAAACAACAAAGCACTGTACCAATCGTCAAGATCGAGGCTGATTGTGGCAGCAGTCCAACAACTATTATTg CATCCGCGGAATCGAGTAAAACCCTCCAGACCGTGACGTCGATGGCAAGTGCTCTCATGCCGGACGCCCCTCTTCTGACAACCCTTCACTATTATCCTCACGCTCCGGCCCTCGTGCAGATAAGCCAAGCAGAGCAAACGCACTGCACATCACAG caACGACATACGTTTCTGTCGAAAGCAACATCCCCAGTTTCGTGTCTCACACCACCACCAGAAGTGTCGCAAATTCATGCGATTGAGCCACCCGAAACGACGCCGATCGGGGTTCAAGATGCGTCCAACCAAACTGACGGTGTCGAGACCGATGACGAACATTTGCCGAATGATTCTTACGTCAAGCAAGAACACTGCTCAACGCCCTGTCAATCTGTGATGACGAATCCCACGAGTTTTGATTTAGTTTCCTCGAGTCACGAGCGCACAAAAGCACCGTTGGGTATGATCCCCTTAACGAACAATACTCTCATCGACCAATCGATGATCGCACAAACGGCGTGCAACCTCATCGGTAAGTTCGAAAAGTCCGAAAACACTGTGATAAATGCTGCTGACTGCACGAGATATGCAACGACGACCTCTGTCACGACGATAACCCGGTGCGGCAGCGAAATCAACTCAGTCGATCGAACAATCGAGAGTGTCGTTAGCTGTCGTTCGATCAATGACGATGATGCTAATCTTGATGAGGAAGATTCATTGAATATCGATGAAGAATCTGGTTGCGAGGACAGAGTATCAAGAATAGGTTCCAGAGTTATTGAAATAACGGAAGAAAACTGTGACAGCTTTCATGAGAATCTCGAATTTTTTGGTCGCAGACGTGATCCCGTTGAACAGATAAGGAAACCCTTCTATTCTGAGGCGATGCTTAACGAAGAGAGAgctttggaaataaaaaggaacgagGATTCTATAAGTATGCTGGAAACGAGTGATGAGATAACGAGCAAGCAGGAAGACGAGCAAATTTCGGTCGGCAGCCCTCAAATTGCAAATCATGCGGAAAATGCCGAAGAAAATTTGCACAAAGAAGTTGCAACCTCAAAGGAACTTGTTGTTCCCTCTGTATGTGAAGAGAGTGCTCGAGACTGCGATGATAGGGGGGAGAGCGTGGTCGAGTCAACGAATCCACCGATTGTCGAGGAGCCCTCACAAGTATTCGGTAGATCGTTTGACATGCCGTCCATCGATTGCGACGAAGAACGTGAAACTTTGGCAGTGATTGTAGTCAAACAGGAAAAAGACGATGAAACGATTGGCCATGATTCACATTCTGGAACTAATGATGCTTCCTCACAGGCCGAAAAATCACTGCGTCACGAAAGAAAACAGTCGGTCGAGAGATTTCATCCTGGTATTGAAAACGTtgtggaaaaattgaagaaaaatgccgCAGCAGCACTGCATGATCATCAGGCAGCTTATAACTCTGAAAATTCAAGAGAGGGACAATCAGAGATTGAAAGATCTCCGTCACACCTCGAACAGCCATCCAGAAAACTGGAAAATGGCTTGAAGAAAATGTTACTGCGTTCCCATGAGAATTCAGCGAATTCCGAGCACTTTTCAAGCTCGATGTCTCTGGAAACTCATCCCAAAATTATTCAAGCCGATTCGTTTGGCAAAGGAGTCTGCTCAAAAACCTGGTTACCCACTGACAATAACAATGACATCAGCAGTAACAATCATAATTTGAAGATCACTGATAAAAACACTAACGATGCGATTCTTAAAGGAGGAAAAATAGCACCCATTTATCCGTCTTCCAACTCAGTTAATCAGGATGAAGAGTATCCTCGAGAATTTTCCAGTAATAAATTATCAACCAAGATTGAAGCTGACCAAACGATCGGGAGAAAATATGATCTCACAAGCAAACCCAGTTTCGTGAATGAAATAATCGATTCTAAGCATTCGAGTCAACGGGATGAAActaaaaattgtatcgacgaTCAAATAGTTAAGCTTAAAGCACCGGAAAAACCTAAGCAGAATGTGGACCTGAGTGGTCTCGAACTTTTATCCAATAGCATTGCTCAGTACGAGCATCTTGTTCCAGGAACTCCAGGGTATGAGGATCACGTGATGAATTCATCGGATCAACAGTCACAGCAAGACGAAAGCAATAATAACGAAGTTGACAGTCCTCTGGGTCTCTTGTGTGCGCTGGCGGAGCAAAGATTCATGGAAGAAGTTGGTTCCAGTGGATCCAAAAAGCCGAAAGAGTATGTTGATAATTCCGAGGAGATTTCTCAAGCTGGACGGCTTTTGTTGAATTTGGGTAAATGCTCGgacaacgagagaaagagaaaaagatcattggtcgatgaaaatgaagaagacGGAATAGATAAATCAAAGCGAATTCGCGAAGACAGCACCGGAAGGGAAAGTCCCAGTGCTGAATATACTCCTCGGTTTGTTGATAAATATAGCAAAGCTCGAAGATTCGTTGCAAAATCGAGAGAAGACACGCTTTACGCTGACAAAACTCGAAGGAATAGCGTATCGATGGTGAATAACGAGGTAGCTCCAACAACGAATGGAACGAAGAGAAATTACGTGGAGAACGAAGTGGAATTCACTGATTCTGAAGCTGAGAATATTGACGCTCGTGTTTGTCCGCTGCGGTTATCGATTTCAAGGGAggattcagaaaaatgcgatCTAACAACAGCAGAGAATCCGAATGGAAATGATCAAGATTGGCCAAACATGGATGCAATGGAGTTGGACATGAGAGTGAGAATGGCAGATATACAGAAGCAGTACAAAGAAAAGCAGAAAGAACTTCTAAAATTACCACCGAAGAAAGATGAGAAGAGAAGTCCCGGGCGGCCGAGAAAAAAGAGTCAAACGAGTTCTGACTACGGTAGTATGGATCTCAACGCTTCACCTCCGAAGTCACCCATTGACGAGGCTCTGGATAACGCTAATCAGCAGCCTCTTACATCCATGCCAAATCTTGCGATTCCCAGGTGCAACGTTAATCTTGTTAAACTTGGCGAACCCAGGAGCCATATCAAATTGTTGGATAACATACCAAGCATTCCAATACCGGTTCCTCCTGTAGCATCACCGATTACCGTGCTACCGGCTGCTAAATTGATAACAGAAGATGAAGACAAAAATAGTTTAGCG TTGGGATACGAGACAGCTTCGTCGTCAGCGCCAACAGTTGCTAGTTCGAGTTCGGCATCGAAGAAGCGAAAAGTTGGAAGACCAAGAAAGCTCATGTGTAGTTCCGGGAGTGCGAGACATTTGACGGAAACTATAGTCGCGAAGAAACCGAAGAGCAAAAGTTCCCTCGTGGGTTATCTAATGACATCGAAAAACAGACACTTGCAAAATAAG TTCCTTGGTAAATCCGGCTACACGCCACTTCCATTCAAGTCTGGTATTGCGGGTAACAAGAACTCCAAGTCCCATAAAATCGCGAAATCAAAGGTCAAACCGGTCAAGCAAACCCCGTTGCACAACAAGAACGTGATAAGTTCTATTATAGCTGAGAAAGCGAAACTCAGCCAGGAAACAAAGTTGGAGAGACAAGTGACGAAGGTTAAGCCGAAATTAAAAGCGGAGGCTAAGATGAAGATGTGGGAGGAAGATGAAAGCGGAGAATGGAATTATACGATTGAAAGGGTTCCACCCGAAGTTCCAAGCGTTGAAAAAGAATCCACTACG GAGATGCAACCAGAGCCAGCTAAGATTGTGgtggaagaagaaacgaatGAGGTAGAACCAGATCGGCAAGAAaagctgaaaaagaaaaaacgtaaatcAACATCGACCTCACCGAACAGACGCAAGTCCAGTGATCACGAAAGAAAAGAATCGAGAAAACGAAAGTCATCTTTGGATTGCAAAGAGTGCAAAGAGTGTGCTAAAGCTGCGAAAGCCGATAATAAATCGGATAATATTCTCTCAAAGTGTAAACTGACAGATGCGCATTTAGCGATCGATCAGTTGAGAGTATTGACGGCTATGGGAGGATTGTTCTATGCCGGCAGATTGAGTGCTGTGCAAGCACCTGATGTTTACGCGATTACCCTCGACGGTGAACGGGGCAATAGACCTCATATACATTCCCGAGAAGAAATTCTCCGAGATGCT ATCGTCGAGGTTTGTCCCTCCTCAACGAAGGAATTACCACCTGGCACGAGACTCTGCGCTTACTGGAGTCAACAATATCGTTGCTTGTACCCTGGTACTTCTGTCGAACCCTCGGAGGCGGATCCtgaactcgatgaaaaattcgtcaGCGTGGAATTTGACGATGGTGATAGCGGCAGGATTGCGTTGGACGATATTCGATTGCTTCAACCTGATTATCCTGTTGTTG AATACGATCCCAATCCTTTGCTCACATTGGGAAAAAGGCGTAGACAAACATCGATGTCGACGGATGAAAAACGTTCATCATCAGCTGGAAATGTACGGGATGCTCAATCTTTAACGATAGCTAGAGATGGTCAAACGAACGAAAACTTAATGgttgatcgaaaaattgagggtGATGTGACGGAGCTCCGCAAAGGCGATGGAGCGGAAGCTAATGCTTTGGGAGAGCATCGGGAGAGGAAGAGGCTGAAAAAAAGGAGACGCGATAAACTTAAGAGACTCAACGAAGCTCAAGAGGGAAAGAAGAAACATCGTAAGCACAAATGTTGCGAGGAGCATCGAAAACACAAGCACAGGAAACATCGGAAACATAAGCACAAGCACAATCATCATAGTAGTTACAGCGAGGGGAGTCATGTCAG TGGAGGAGAGAGCTGCAGTGGGCACAAAAGTGAGGAGGAAACGTCGCCGTCTAATGAGAATGCGGAAAAGGCGCTTGACATTCCacaagaagaagaggaagtaGGAGAAAGGAATGAGGGACTATGCCAACCtcaagaagaagaggaagaacgtCTCGATGAGCCGGTCGTCGATCCAATTATACCGGAggggaaagttgaaaaaccgAAGAAACAAGAGAAGAAAGCAAAAGCTAGAGAACGTCAAGAATCGGTGGAAAGTCGTAGCAAAATGGCAGCGTTTTTACCGGCACGACAATTGTGGGGTTGGGCAGGAAAAGGTTATCGGAGACCGGGTGCGAAAGGTCGagcgaaaaaacaatttttccggGCTATTCAACGCGGCAACGAGACTATACAGATCGGTGACAGCGCTGTATTCCTCTCTACCGGTCGACCAGACAGACCTTACATCGGTAGGATCGAATCGATGTGGGAAACATCGAGTTCAAACATGATCGTCAAAGTCAAATGGTTCTATCATCCTGAAGAGACTGTCGGGTGTCCACCGAATCTCAAATATCCG ggtGCGCTTTTTGAATCACCGCACATGGACGAGAACGACGTGCAAACGATATCTCACAAGTGCGAGGTCCTGAAATTAGCagattatacgaaaaaattaggAAAAGAACCGCACAGATACTTAACGATCTACGACAACAACGACATATATTATCTCGCTGGATATTACGATCCGACAACTTATCTTCTCAATATGCAGCCCGATGTTGTTTGA